In Bradyrhizobium sp. 195, the sequence GCTCGCCCGCGGCCGCGTCCGTCGCTTTGCCTTCGTGATGCCGTCGGGGTCGAACCCTTTCATGCAGCAGATCGAGGCCTATCTCGGCGAGATGTCGGGCTGGCTCTCGGCGCGCCGCCTCAGCGTCGAGATGGTCGCAACCGACGTGTTCGATCCATCGGTGCTCGCAGGCACCCTGGAGGCGCTGTCGGGCGATTGCGACGGCGTCGCCGTGGTGGCGCTGGATCATCCGAGCGTCCGCGCCGCGCTCAACGATCTCGTCGATGCCGGCACCAAGGTGGTGACGCTGGTTTCGGACGTGCCGTCGTCGCGCCGCCACCACTATATCGGCATCGACAACATCGCCGCCGGGCGCACCGCCGGTGCACTCGTCGGGCGGCTGGTCGGCCAAAAGTCCGGCAAGGTCGCGATCGTCGCGGGCTCGCAGGGCCTGCGCGACCATGCCGAGCGCATCTTCGGCTTCAACCAGGTGATGGCGTCGGAATTCCCTGGTCTCGGTGTGCTGCCGGTGCTGGAGGGGCGCGACGAGGACGATCGCTCGGAGCAGGTTTTGGCACGGCTGCTGGGCAGGCATGCCGACATTGTCGGCCTCTACAATGTCGGCGCCGGCACGCAGGGCGTCGCCAAGGCGTTGAGCGATGCCGGCCGCGACAAGCAGGTGGTCTTCGTCGGACACGACGTCACCGTGCTGACGCGGCGGTTGCTGCTGCAGGGCGTGATGGATGCCGCGATCTCGCAGAACCCCGGACATGAAGCGCGCGCCGCCGTGCGCGTGCTGCTCGCGCTCGCCCGCGGCGAGCCGATCTTGCGCGAACAGGAGAAGATCAGGATCGACATCGTGATGCGGGACAATCTGCCTTAGCGGCAGGTGGATATCGAACGGCCTCTGGCGGGGAGCGTGACCTTAAGATCGCGCACCGTCATGGGTAGAGAGGAGGATGATTTGTATCTCGGACTGGACATCGGCACATCCGGTGTGAAAGCGGTGCTCGTGAGCGAGGCCGGCGCGATTGTCGCGACGGCCACGCGCGAGCTTGCGCTGTCGCATCCGGCGCCGCTGTGGTCCGAGCAGGACCCCGATTCCTGGGTCGGTGCGGCGATCGGCGCGGTCGACGATCTCGCCGCCCGTCATCCGCGCGAGGTTGCGCGGGTCGCCGGCATCGGCCTGTCGGGCCAGATGCACGGCGCGACGCTGCTCGACGAGGATGGCCGGCCGCTGCGTCCCGCGATTCTCTGGAACGACGGCCGCTCGCAAAGCGAATGCGCCCTGCTGGAGCGGCGCTGTCCCTCGCTGCACACGATCGCCGGAAATCTGGCGATGCCTGGTTTCACCGCGCCGAAGCTGCTCTGGGTCGCGCGGCACGAGCCCGATATTTTCGCGCGCGTGGCAAAAGTGCTGCTGCCGAAGGCCTATGTCCGCTATCGCCTGACCGGCGAGATGATCGAGGACATGTCCGATGCCGCCGGCACGCTCTGGCTCGACGTCGGCCAGCGCCGCTGGTCGGCCCTGCTGCTGCATGCGACCGGGCTCGACCTTCATCATATGCCGCGCCTCGTCGAGGGCAGCGCGGTGAGCGCGGTGCTGGCACCGGAATACGCGCAGCGCTGGGGCATGGCTGGGAATGTCGTCGTCGCGGGCGGCGCCGGCGACAACGCTGCGAGTGCGATCGGGCTCGGCGCCATCGCGCCCGGCGATGCGTTCCTGTCGCTCGGCACATCAGGCGTGGTGTTCCGTGTCACCGATCGCTTCGCGCCGGCGCCGACCCAGGC encodes:
- a CDS encoding LacI family DNA-binding transcriptional regulator, whose product is MAETLTPTALTLKDIAREAGVSLATVDRVLHNRPGVRPDTVRRVKAAIERNSFQPHVAAAELARGRVRRFAFVMPSGSNPFMQQIEAYLGEMSGWLSARRLSVEMVATDVFDPSVLAGTLEALSGDCDGVAVVALDHPSVRAALNDLVDAGTKVVTLVSDVPSSRRHHYIGIDNIAAGRTAGALVGRLVGQKSGKVAIVAGSQGLRDHAERIFGFNQVMASEFPGLGVLPVLEGRDEDDRSEQVLARLLGRHADIVGLYNVGAGTQGVAKALSDAGRDKQVVFVGHDVTVLTRRLLLQGVMDAAISQNPGHEARAAVRVLLALARGEPILREQEKIRIDIVMRDNLP
- the xylB gene encoding xylulokinase, which encodes MYLGLDIGTSGVKAVLVSEAGAIVATATRELALSHPAPLWSEQDPDSWVGAAIGAVDDLAARHPREVARVAGIGLSGQMHGATLLDEDGRPLRPAILWNDGRSQSECALLERRCPSLHTIAGNLAMPGFTAPKLLWVARHEPDIFARVAKVLLPKAYVRYRLTGEMIEDMSDAAGTLWLDVGQRRWSALLLHATGLDLHHMPRLVEGSAVSAVLAPEYAQRWGMAGNVVVAGGAGDNAASAIGLGAIAPGDAFLSLGTSGVVFRVTDRFAPAPTQAVHAFCHALPGLWHQMGVMLSAAASLAWLADVMETPAAALLAPLGERVDGPSPIKFLPYLDGERTPHNDAAASGAFVGLRGATGRTQIVQAVLEGVAFAARDNLAALSAASGTVAELDLVGGGSRSPLWAQICADVLGIPVHRVEEGEVGAALGAARLGRLAATGEDPAQVCTRPRRLASFTPRASVAEAYDEAYRRWRALYPALKESF